One stretch of Candidatus Thorarchaeota archaeon DNA includes these proteins:
- a CDS encoding AAA family ATPase has translation MKIAVTGKGGCGKTTIAGTLARMIGRDGVNLLAVDADPNYNLWMSLGLDENTADSIVPLLEQEELVKERTTTEWVKALGGFFRKNPRVADLAEKFAVSCPDNVRLLVAGTVNVGGSGCMCPSAALLKALIRHLSIRSNEAFLMDMDAGIEHLGRGTTTNMEALIAVVEPSRSSIRTLDRIGGLAGDIGHSNVFVIGNKVRSHEDRTFIEEEVTARDFLLIGMLPDDEKVRTAGRNGEAPLDYAPDCEAIEQIRAAKSKLEKLVAK, from the coding sequence ATGAAGATAGCAGTAACTGGAAAAGGCGGCTGTGGAAAAACCACTATAGCTGGCACTCTTGCCCGAATGATAGGTCGGGATGGTGTCAATCTGCTAGCGGTAGATGCTGATCCCAACTATAATTTGTGGATGTCTCTGGGACTAGATGAAAACACAGCAGACTCTATAGTCCCTCTTCTAGAACAGGAAGAGCTTGTAAAGGAACGCACCACAACCGAATGGGTGAAGGCGCTGGGCGGGTTCTTCAGAAAGAATCCTCGGGTGGCAGATCTAGCGGAGAAGTTTGCTGTTTCTTGTCCGGATAATGTGCGGTTACTAGTTGCAGGAACAGTCAATGTGGGTGGCTCGGGTTGCATGTGTCCTTCAGCAGCGTTGCTTAAGGCTCTGATTAGGCATCTGTCCATAAGGAGTAATGAGGCCTTTCTGATGGATATGGATGCTGGCATAGAGCATTTGGGGCGTGGTACAACAACGAATATGGAAGCTCTAATAGCTGTGGTGGAACCAAGTAGGAGTTCGATAAGGACACTTGACAGAATCGGTGGTCTCGCGGGAGATATTGGCCATAGCAATGTTTTCGTAATTGGCAACAAGGTTCGTAGTCATGAGGATCGGACCTTCATCGAGGAAGAGGTTACTGCTAGAGATTTCTTGCTTATTGGAATGCTACCAGACGACGAAAAGGTACGGACCGCCGGCAGGAACGGAGAAGCCCCACTTGATTATGCCCCCGATTGCGAAGCAATAGAACAGATTCGCGCGGCGAAATCTAAGCTGGAGAAACTGGTTGCAAAATGA